A section of the Pseudomonas fluorescens genome encodes:
- a CDS encoding helix-turn-helix domain-containing protein, whose translation MTNALSPLHAQTQWFHVFRAMIDQGEVARIGPHAFTVYAVIKAHANYSSGTAHPGIERISEQSGVSPAQIKRALRVLETAGLITKKRSGRSNIYTLREKIQVTEDGRPLAVAAWSYVPSTAQHAVSEIKNALATGNLVGTRTLNIERLNLQINLARGNSQINLDSLLTDLDRLPAGIRDKLRRNLNRSDGVIHSSE comes from the coding sequence ATGACTAACGCCCTATCCCCACTGCACGCACAGACCCAATGGTTCCATGTTTTCAGGGCTATGATCGATCAAGGTGAAGTAGCGCGAATCGGCCCCCATGCGTTTACGGTTTATGCCGTTATCAAGGCGCACGCAAATTATTCCTCAGGTACAGCGCATCCAGGCATCGAACGAATTTCTGAGCAGTCAGGCGTCAGTCCTGCACAAATCAAACGTGCGTTAAGGGTTCTAGAAACGGCAGGGCTTATCACAAAGAAAAGATCTGGTCGCTCCAACATTTACACCCTACGCGAAAAAATTCAGGTTACCGAGGACGGTCGGCCCCTCGCCGTAGCTGCCTGGAGTTATGTGCCGAGTACCGCCCAGCATGCGGTTTCCGAGATCAAAAACGCACTTGCTACAGGCAATCTCGTAGGTACGAGAACTCTGAATATCGAGCGACTGAACCTACAAATCAATCTGGCCAGGGGAAACTCCCAAATCAATTTAGACTCATTGCTCACCGACCTGGACAGGTTGCCAGCAGGCATACGGGACAAGCTACGGAGAAACCTCAACCGCAGTGACGGTGTTATACACAGCTCAGAGTGA
- a CDS encoding helix-turn-helix transcriptional regulator, translating into MSAHAIALGSDEPRFLRLPDVEFAVGKKRSTIYRDIAAGKFPAPYDLGSSRSVGWLSTEISAWILSRPRVQLRGEHDND; encoded by the coding sequence ATGTCAGCACATGCTATTGCACTTGGCTCTGATGAGCCGCGCTTCCTACGTCTTCCTGACGTTGAATTCGCGGTTGGGAAAAAGAGATCCACGATCTATCGCGACATAGCGGCGGGAAAATTCCCTGCTCCGTATGACTTGGGCAGCAGCAGATCGGTGGGCTGGCTCAGCACCGAAATATCTGCCTGGATCCTGAGCCGGCCGCGCGTGCAGCTTCGCGGGGAACATGACAATGACTAA
- a CDS encoding tyrosine-type recombinase/integrase — MPLKDTNCRNAKPQDKPYRLYDEQGLYLEVQPNGGRYWRLKYRFLGKEKRLALGVYPEVGLQEARRKRDDARIQLAGGQDPSLQRRMAKVVSQLDHQHTFESVAKQWLTIRESTWDTEYTRTVRQRLELNAFPWLGKLPISSITTPMLVENLQRIIKRGARETARRVAQIYKQIFEFAEAAGITPPNQIGNLSRTLPAKRVKHFAAVTDPEKLGALLKALDSYTGTLPVCCALKLAPLLFCRPGDLRHMEWSEVNLDAGEWLIPGHKMKGLTVTKQDRPDHLVPLSQQAIAVLRELKPLTGRHRYAFPSARGGDRPMSNNAVLSALRRMDISGDEMTGHGFRATARTIGAEVLGFRPDLLEHQLAHTVKNPLGRAYDRTSFLPERRDMMQRWSDYLDAIKA, encoded by the coding sequence ATGCCCCTGAAAGACACCAACTGCCGCAACGCCAAGCCCCAGGACAAGCCGTACCGCTTGTATGACGAACAGGGCTTGTACCTAGAGGTACAGCCCAATGGAGGCCGTTACTGGCGCTTGAAGTACCGCTTTCTGGGAAAGGAAAAACGCCTGGCCCTTGGCGTTTACCCCGAGGTCGGCCTGCAGGAAGCCCGTCGCAAACGTGATGACGCTCGTATTCAGCTTGCTGGCGGACAAGACCCTTCGCTGCAAAGACGCATGGCCAAGGTGGTCAGCCAGCTCGATCACCAACACACCTTTGAATCGGTCGCAAAGCAATGGCTCACTATTCGCGAGTCAACCTGGGATACGGAGTACACCCGTACGGTGCGGCAGCGCCTTGAGCTCAATGCCTTCCCCTGGCTGGGAAAACTCCCGATCAGCAGCATCACCACGCCCATGCTGGTCGAAAACCTCCAGCGCATCATCAAGCGCGGTGCTCGTGAGACGGCGCGTCGTGTAGCCCAAATCTACAAACAGATTTTCGAGTTCGCCGAAGCTGCCGGAATCACCCCACCCAACCAGATTGGTAACCTCTCTCGTACGCTCCCAGCAAAGCGGGTGAAACACTTTGCCGCCGTGACCGATCCTGAAAAACTCGGCGCACTGCTCAAAGCACTGGATAGCTACACGGGAACACTGCCTGTTTGTTGTGCACTCAAACTGGCCCCGTTGCTGTTCTGCCGGCCCGGTGACTTGCGCCACATGGAGTGGTCGGAGGTCAATCTGGATGCGGGCGAGTGGTTGATTCCCGGCCACAAGATGAAAGGACTCACTGTCACTAAACAGGATCGCCCGGATCATTTGGTTCCCCTCAGTCAGCAAGCAATCGCTGTTCTGCGCGAGCTTAAACCACTCACCGGTAGACATCGATATGCCTTCCCCTCAGCCCGAGGAGGCGATCGACCGATGTCCAACAATGCCGTTCTCAGTGCGTTACGCCGCATGGACATCAGCGGCGACGAAATGACAGGGCACGGCTTTCGTGCGACCGCGAGAACCATAGGTGCTGAGGTGCTGGGATTTCGCCCCGACCTCTTGGAGCATCAGCTTGCGCACACGGTAAAAAATCCGCTGGGACGTGCATACGACCGAACCTCATTTCTGCCAGAGCGCCGCGACATGATGCAGCGCTGGTCAGATTACCTTGATGCCATCAAGGCCTGA
- a CDS encoding FAD-binding and (Fe-S)-binding domain-containing protein, whose product MSLPIAFLDAVARLIPKNRRFDDPLSTLAFGTDASFYRLIPQLVIRVESEDEVVELLQLAQRDRVPVTFRAAGTSLSGQAISDSVLIVLGDNWNGREIRGQGTQIRLQPGVIGAQANAWLAPFGRKIGPDPASINACKIGGIVANNASGMCCGTAQNTYHTLAGIRLVLADGSRLDTEDAASVAAFREQHRQLLERLASLGRETRANSELAAKIRHKYRLKNTTGLSLNALIDFDEPLDILSHLLVGSEGTLGFISAVTYDTVIDHPNKASALIVFPDVETCCNAVTVLKTQPVSAVELLDRRSMRSVQDKPGMPAFVQQLSEGACALLIESRAASSSLLHEQLALIMASLANFPVEKQVDFTEDPVENARLWAIRKDTFPAVGAVRKTGTTVIIEDVTFPVEQLAIGVNRLIELFDKHHYDEAILFGHALEGNLHFVFTQGFNSAQEVTRYQAFMDDVAQLVAVEFGGSLKAEHGTGRNMAPFVELEWGRDAYQLMWQLKRLLDPNGILNPDVVLSEDPQIHLKNLKPLPAADEIVDKCIECGFCEPVCPSKGLTLSPRQRIVIWRDIQARKRAGIDTTELEAAYHYQGIDTCAATGLCAQRCPVGINTGDLVKKLCSREAASTKTAEWLASHFSTALQGARFTLHVANGARLLLGAPRLTKLSATVTKLSKGQIPQWSNAMPQPEKAIRFSPAVTDERPRVVYLAACVSRAMGPAAGDKEQMSLYDKTRGLLEKAGYQVVIPDNPDSLCCGQPFASKGYAEQAEHKRQELLGALLHASRGGLDPIYCDTSPCTLRLVQDLGQTRLDLYDPVRFIRTHLMDRLDFTPQDAPIAVHVTCSTQHLGESQALIDLARRCSNNVVIPEGIHCCGFAGDKGFTTPELNAHSLRSLKDAVQYCSEGISTSRTCEIGLTQHGGIDYHGLVYLVDRVTQARTIKTNPCALA is encoded by the coding sequence ATGAGTCTGCCCATCGCGTTCCTTGATGCTGTCGCACGACTAATCCCGAAAAATCGGCGCTTCGACGACCCTCTTTCCACCCTGGCTTTCGGCACCGACGCCAGTTTCTACCGACTGATCCCACAACTGGTGATCCGTGTCGAATCGGAAGATGAAGTCGTCGAGTTGCTGCAACTGGCACAGCGCGACCGCGTGCCAGTGACCTTTCGCGCAGCCGGCACCAGTCTCTCGGGACAGGCCATCAGCGATTCGGTGTTGATCGTGCTCGGCGATAACTGGAACGGGCGCGAGATTCGTGGCCAAGGTACGCAAATCCGCCTGCAACCGGGGGTGATCGGAGCCCAGGCCAACGCCTGGCTCGCGCCGTTCGGGCGCAAGATCGGCCCGGATCCAGCGTCGATCAACGCCTGCAAGATCGGCGGGATTGTCGCCAACAATGCCAGCGGCATGTGCTGCGGCACCGCCCAGAACACCTACCACACCCTGGCCGGGATTCGCCTGGTGCTGGCCGACGGCAGCCGCCTCGATACCGAGGATGCCGCCAGCGTCGCGGCCTTCCGCGAGCAACACCGCCAATTGCTGGAACGCCTGGCCTCCCTGGGCCGCGAGACCCGGGCCAATTCTGAATTGGCAGCAAAAATCCGCCATAAATACCGTCTGAAAAACACCACCGGCCTGTCACTCAACGCCCTGATAGATTTCGACGAGCCACTGGATATCCTCAGCCATTTGCTGGTGGGCTCCGAAGGCACCTTGGGCTTTATCAGTGCGGTGACCTACGACACCGTAATCGATCACCCGAACAAGGCTTCGGCCCTGATCGTATTCCCCGATGTAGAAACCTGCTGCAACGCCGTGACCGTGCTGAAAACCCAGCCTGTGTCGGCAGTCGAGCTGTTGGACCGGCGCAGCATGCGCTCGGTGCAGGATAAACCTGGCATGCCTGCTTTCGTACAACAGCTATCGGAAGGTGCCTGCGCGCTCTTGATCGAATCCCGCGCAGCTTCGTCGTCACTGCTCCATGAGCAACTGGCGCTGATCATGGCGTCGCTGGCCAACTTCCCGGTCGAAAAGCAAGTCGACTTCACCGAAGACCCGGTGGAAAACGCGCGCCTGTGGGCGATCCGCAAGGACACCTTCCCTGCCGTCGGCGCAGTACGCAAGACCGGCACCACGGTGATCATTGAAGACGTGACCTTCCCGGTCGAGCAACTGGCCATCGGCGTGAATCGCTTGATCGAGCTGTTCGACAAACACCACTACGACGAAGCCATCCTTTTCGGACACGCTCTGGAGGGCAATCTGCACTTTGTCTTCACCCAAGGCTTCAACAGCGCGCAAGAAGTCACACGCTACCAGGCGTTCATGGATGACGTGGCGCAACTGGTGGCCGTGGAGTTCGGTGGCTCGCTGAAGGCCGAACACGGTACCGGTCGTAACATGGCGCCCTTCGTCGAGCTGGAATGGGGCCGCGATGCCTATCAGTTGATGTGGCAGCTCAAGCGCCTGCTCGACCCCAACGGCATTCTCAACCCGGACGTGGTGTTGAGCGAAGACCCGCAAATCCACCTCAAAAACCTCAAGCCCCTGCCGGCCGCCGACGAGATTGTGGATAAGTGCATCGAATGCGGTTTCTGCGAGCCGGTATGCCCCTCCAAGGGCCTGACCCTGAGCCCACGCCAGCGCATCGTGATCTGGCGCGATATCCAGGCTCGCAAACGCGCCGGCATCGACACCACCGAACTGGAAGCGGCGTATCACTATCAAGGCATCGACACGTGTGCCGCCACCGGGTTATGCGCCCAACGCTGCCCGGTAGGCATCAATACCGGCGACCTGGTGAAAAAGCTGTGTAGCCGTGAAGCCGCCAGTACGAAAACTGCCGAGTGGCTAGCCAGCCATTTCTCCACAGCGCTGCAAGGTGCACGCTTCACCCTGCACGTGGCCAATGGCGCCCGCCTGCTGCTCGGCGCCCCCCGTCTGACGAAACTCTCGGCCACCGTGACCAAACTGTCCAAAGGGCAAATCCCGCAGTGGTCCAACGCCATGCCGCAGCCGGAAAAAGCCATCCGTTTCAGCCCCGCCGTCACCGATGAACGCCCGCGGGTGGTCTACCTCGCAGCTTGTGTGTCGCGAGCAATGGGGCCTGCGGCCGGGGATAAAGAGCAGATGTCGCTGTACGACAAAACCCGTGGCCTGCTGGAAAAAGCCGGCTATCAGGTGGTCATTCCGGACAATCCCGACAGCCTGTGCTGCGGCCAGCCGTTCGCCTCCAAAGGCTACGCCGAACAGGCCGAGCACAAACGCCAGGAACTGCTGGGCGCCCTGCTCCACGCCAGCCGTGGCGGGCTCGACCCGATCTACTGCGACACCAGCCCCTGCACCCTGCGCCTGGTCCAGGACCTTGGACAAACGCGCCTGGACCTCTACGACCCGGTCCGCTTTATCCGCACGCACCTGATGGACCGCCTGGACTTCACACCCCAGGATGCGCCGATAGCCGTGCATGTCACCTGCAGCACCCAGCACCTGGGCGAAAGCCAGGCCCTGATCGACCTGGCCCGGCGTTGCAGCAACAACGTGGTAATCCCCGAGGGCATCCACTGCTGCGGGTTCGCCGGCGACAAAGGCTTCACGACCCCGGAACTCAACGCTCACTCCCTGCGCTCCCTTAAAGACGCCGTGCAGTACTGCAGCGAAGGCATTTCCACCAGCCGCACTTGCGAGATCGGTCTGACCCAACACGGTGGGATCGATTACCATGGCTTGGTCTACCTGGTCGACCGGGTGACCCAGGCCCGCACAATAAAAACGAACCCCTGCGCACTGGCGTAG
- a CDS encoding lactate permease LctP family transporter has protein sequence MQTWQQLYSPLGSLGLSALAAVIPIVFFFLALAVFRLKGHVAGSITLALSILVAIFAFQMPVDMAFAAAGYGFAYGLWPIAWIIVAAVFLYKLTVKSGQFEVIRSSVLSITDDQRLQVLLIGFCFGAFLEGAAGFGAPVAITAALLVGLGFNPLYAAGLCLIANTAPVAFGALGIPIIVAGQVTGIDAFKIGAMTGRQLPLLSLFVPFWLVFMMDGVRGVKETWPAALVAGLSFAITQYFTSNFIGPELPDITSALASLISLTLFLKVWQPKRTAGAQIAGATSSISITGSVGGFGQPRTSVASRYSLMEIFKAWSPFLILTVLVTIWTLKPFKAMFAAGGSMYSWVFNFAIPHLDQMVIKVAPIVINPTAIPAVFKLDPISATGTAIFFSALISMLVLKINLKTGLTTLKETFYELRWPILSIGMVLAFAFVTNYSGMSSTMALVLAGTGAAFPFFSPFLGWLGVFLTGSDTSSNALFSSLQATTAHQIGVNDTLLVAANTSGGVTGKMISPQSIAVACAATGLVGKESDLFRFTLKHSLFFATIVGLITYAQAYWFTGMLVH, from the coding sequence ATGCAAACCTGGCAACAGCTCTATAGCCCACTCGGCAGCCTTGGCCTGTCCGCACTGGCCGCCGTTATTCCTATCGTCTTTTTCTTCCTGGCCCTGGCGGTGTTTCGCCTCAAAGGCCATGTTGCCGGGAGCATCACCCTGGCGCTGTCAATCCTCGTCGCGATCTTTGCCTTCCAGATGCCGGTCGATATGGCATTCGCCGCTGCCGGCTATGGCTTTGCCTACGGCCTGTGGCCAATCGCCTGGATCATCGTCGCCGCGGTATTCCTCTACAAACTGACGGTCAAAAGCGGCCAGTTCGAAGTCATCCGCAGCTCGGTGCTGTCGATTACCGATGACCAGCGCCTGCAAGTACTGTTGATCGGCTTCTGCTTCGGCGCATTCCTCGAAGGTGCCGCCGGTTTCGGTGCACCGGTGGCGATTACTGCCGCGCTGCTGGTAGGGCTGGGTTTCAACCCACTGTACGCCGCCGGCCTGTGCCTGATTGCCAACACTGCGCCAGTGGCGTTCGGCGCCCTGGGGATCCCGATCATCGTCGCAGGCCAAGTCACCGGCATCGACGCCTTCAAGATCGGCGCCATGACCGGCCGCCAACTGCCACTGCTGTCGCTGTTCGTGCCGTTCTGGCTGGTGTTCATGATGGATGGTGTACGCGGCGTCAAGGAAACCTGGCCGGCCGCCCTGGTGGCCGGCTTGAGCTTTGCCATCACCCAATACTTCACGTCCAACTTTATCGGCCCCGAACTGCCTGACATCACCTCGGCCCTGGCCAGCCTGATTTCCCTGACCTTGTTTCTGAAAGTCTGGCAGCCCAAGCGTACCGCAGGTGCCCAGATTGCCGGCGCCACCTCCAGCATTTCCATCACCGGCAGCGTCGGCGGTTTCGGCCAGCCGCGCACTAGTGTGGCTTCGCGTTACAGCCTGATGGAAATTTTCAAGGCCTGGTCGCCATTCCTGATCCTGACCGTTCTGGTCACCATCTGGACCCTCAAGCCATTCAAGGCTATGTTCGCCGCCGGCGGGTCGATGTACAGCTGGGTGTTCAACTTTGCAATTCCGCACCTGGACCAGATGGTGATCAAGGTTGCCCCCATCGTCATCAACCCCACTGCCATTCCCGCGGTGTTCAAACTGGACCCGATTTCCGCTACCGGCACAGCGATTTTCTTCTCTGCACTGATCTCGATGCTGGTGTTGAAGATCAACTTAAAAACTGGTCTTACCACTTTAAAAGAGACCTTCTACGAACTACGCTGGCCGATCCTGTCCATCGGCATGGTGCTGGCCTTCGCATTCGTGACCAACTACTCCGGCATGTCTTCGACCATGGCCCTGGTATTGGCCGGCACTGGCGCAGCATTCCCGTTCTTCTCGCCATTCCTTGGCTGGCTGGGCGTATTCCTCACCGGTTCCGACACTTCGTCCAACGCCCTGTTCAGCTCCCTGCAAGCCACTACCGCACACCAGATCGGCGTCAACGACACCCTTCTGGTAGCGGCTAACACCAGTGGCGGCGTAACCGGCAAGATGATTTCCCCGCAATCGATCGCCGTGGCCTGTGCCGCGACCGGCCTGGTGGGCAAGGAATCCGACCTATTCCGCTTTACCCTCAAGCACAGCCTGTTTTTCGCCACGATTGTCGGCCTGATCACCTACGCCCAGGCGTACTGGTTCACCGGCATGCTGGTGCATTAA
- a CDS encoding FCD domain-containing protein, with amino-acid sequence MAFDQVRQRRLSDDIVEQLEGMILEGTLKSGERLPAERALAEQFGVSRPSLREAIQKLAAKGLLVSRQGGGNYVVETLGSTFSDPLLHLLENNPEAQRDLLEFRQTLEASCAYYAALRATEVDRERLTAAFDALQDCYARDDEVSRVEEGAADARFHLAIAEASHNAVLLHTIRGLFDLLKRNVVTNIGGMYQQRTETRDMLIGQHRDLYLAIIEGRAEQAREVSTRHLLYVQEVLEEVRQEVQRMARAERRKGM; translated from the coding sequence ATGGCGTTTGATCAGGTGCGTCAGCGCCGTTTGTCCGACGATATTGTCGAGCAGCTTGAGGGCATGATCCTTGAGGGCACGTTGAAATCGGGCGAGCGATTGCCCGCCGAGCGCGCACTGGCTGAACAGTTCGGTGTGTCGCGCCCGTCGTTGCGCGAGGCGATCCAGAAGCTGGCGGCCAAGGGGTTGCTGGTCAGTCGCCAGGGCGGCGGCAATTATGTGGTGGAGACGCTGGGTTCAACCTTCAGCGACCCATTGCTGCATCTGCTGGAAAACAATCCCGAAGCCCAGCGTGATCTGCTGGAGTTTCGTCAGACGCTCGAGGCGTCTTGTGCCTATTACGCCGCGCTGCGCGCCACGGAAGTGGACCGCGAGCGGCTGACTGCAGCTTTTGATGCCTTGCAGGATTGCTACGCGCGGGATGATGAGGTGAGCCGTGTTGAAGAAGGCGCGGCCGATGCCAGGTTTCACTTGGCTATCGCTGAAGCCAGTCACAATGCGGTATTGCTGCACACCATTCGCGGCTTGTTTGATCTGCTCAAGCGTAACGTGGTGACCAATATCGGTGGCATGTACCAGCAGCGCACCGAAACCCGGGATATGCTGATCGGTCAGCATCGGGATTTGTACCTGGCGATAATCGAAGGGCGGGCGGAGCAGGCGCGGGAGGTTTCAACACGTCACCTGCTGTATGTGCAGGAAGTGTTGGAAGAAGTGCGTCAGGAAGTGCAGCGCATGGCCAGGGCGGAGCGACGCAAGGGAATGTAG
- the smpB gene encoding SsrA-binding protein SmpB, whose protein sequence is MAKQKKHPTGTIAQNKKARHDYFIEHRFEAGLVLAGWEVKSLRASKLQLVDSYVLLKDGEAWLLGSHITPLMTASTHVIADPVRTRKLLLNARELEKLAAAVQQKGYACVCLSWYWSKHLVKCEIALGKGKKEYDKRDTERERDSNRELQRAVRNKGKED, encoded by the coding sequence ATGGCTAAACAAAAGAAACACCCAACAGGGACCATCGCGCAGAACAAAAAGGCGCGACACGATTACTTCATCGAGCATCGGTTCGAGGCTGGTCTGGTCCTGGCCGGCTGGGAAGTAAAAAGTCTGCGCGCCAGCAAGTTGCAACTGGTCGACAGTTACGTGCTGCTCAAGGATGGTGAGGCCTGGCTGCTCGGCAGTCACATCACGCCGCTGATGACCGCCAGCACCCACGTCATTGCCGACCCGGTACGTACACGCAAGCTGCTGCTCAATGCGCGCGAACTGGAAAAGCTCGCCGCGGCCGTACAGCAGAAGGGCTACGCCTGCGTCTGCCTGTCGTGGTACTGGAGCAAGCACCTGGTCAAGTGCGAGATCGCACTGGGCAAGGGCAAGAAGGAATACGACAAACGCGATACCGAACGCGAGCGCGACTCCAATCGGGAATTGCAGCGTGCCGTACGCAACAAGGGCAAGGAAGACTGA
- a CDS encoding type II toxin-antitoxin system RatA family toxin: protein MTTHIQRSALLPYPAQALYDLVNDVASYPDFLPWCSSSMVLESSDEHMRASIEVSKGGLGQKFVTSNVLVPGRSIEMNLEEGPFTQLHGVWVFKPLGEKACKISLDLTFDYAGSIVRATLGPLFNQAANTLVDAFCQRAKQLHG from the coding sequence ATGACGACGCATATTCAACGCTCGGCGCTGCTGCCTTACCCGGCGCAAGCGCTCTATGACCTGGTTAACGACGTCGCGAGCTATCCGGATTTCCTGCCCTGGTGCTCTTCATCCATGGTGCTGGAGAGCAGCGATGAGCATATGCGTGCAAGTATTGAGGTGTCCAAGGGTGGGCTTGGCCAGAAGTTTGTGACGAGCAATGTCCTCGTCCCTGGTCGATCCATCGAGATGAACCTGGAGGAGGGACCGTTCACTCAGTTGCATGGTGTCTGGGTATTCAAGCCATTGGGGGAGAAGGCGTGCAAGATCAGCCTGGACCTGACCTTTGATTACGCAGGCTCCATTGTTCGGGCAACCTTGGGGCCGTTGTTCAACCAGGCGGCGAACACTTTGGTGGATGCGTTTTGCCAGCGGGCCAAGCAACTGCATGGCTGA
- a CDS encoding RnfH family protein, which produces MAESLIEIEVVYAAVGRQRLLSLAVAPGTSLRAAVLASGIAAQFPELDIARCPLGIFGKVVADSETRSVQAGDRIEIYRPLLADPKEVRRLRAAKAAGARRQNP; this is translated from the coding sequence ATGGCTGAATCGCTGATTGAAATTGAGGTGGTCTACGCCGCTGTTGGCCGTCAGCGGTTGTTGAGCCTGGCGGTTGCGCCGGGTACAAGCCTACGGGCGGCGGTGCTGGCGTCAGGCATTGCGGCACAGTTTCCCGAACTGGATATTGCCCGTTGTCCCTTGGGGATCTTTGGCAAGGTCGTGGCGGACTCTGAAACCCGTAGCGTGCAGGCCGGTGATCGCATCGAAATCTATCGCCCTTTATTGGCAGACCCTAAAGAGGTGAGACGCTTGCGAGCGGCAAAAGCAGCCGGGGCTCGGCGGCAAAATCCATAA
- a CDS encoding outer membrane protein assembly factor BamE, with the protein MQNTKLLLTSFTLVGLLALAGCSFPGVYKIDIQQGNVVTQDMIDQLRPGMTRRQVRFIMGNPLLTDTFHADRWDYLYSLQPGGGERQQERVSVIFNGNDQLVSLSGDFMPGVSRDEALLGKDSGTSVTAPAQNTEQPKSEVPAKPGSLLDTIQKDIDSVETVPVPTPEPLDTSPQ; encoded by the coding sequence ATGCAAAACACCAAGCTCTTGCTAACCAGTTTCACCCTTGTGGGACTGCTCGCACTCGCCGGTTGTTCATTCCCCGGGGTTTACAAAATCGACATCCAGCAGGGCAATGTCGTCACGCAGGACATGATAGACCAGTTACGCCCGGGAATGACCCGACGGCAAGTACGGTTTATCATGGGCAATCCCCTGCTGACCGACACATTCCATGCCGATCGCTGGGATTACCTCTATAGCCTGCAGCCTGGAGGCGGGGAACGCCAACAGGAGCGCGTCAGTGTCATTTTTAATGGCAATGACCAACTCGTCAGCCTTTCCGGTGACTTCATGCCCGGCGTCAGCCGCGATGAAGCCCTGTTGGGCAAGGACAGCGGGACCAGCGTCACTGCGCCAGCGCAGAACACTGAACAACCCAAGTCCGAGGTGCCGGCCAAGCCTGGCTCCTTGCTGGACACAATCCAGAAAGATATCGACAGCGTAGAAACCGTTCCGGTGCCAACCCCAGAACCTCTGGATACAAGCCCGCAATAA
- the fur gene encoding ferric iron uptake transcriptional regulator, translating to MVENSELRKAGLKVTLPRVKILQMLDSAEQRHMSAEDVYKALMESNEDVGLATVYRVLTQFEAAGLVVRHNFDGGHAVFELADGGHHDHMVDLDTNEVIEFTSPAIEKLQHEIAEQHGFDLVDHNLVLYIRKKK from the coding sequence ATGGTTGAAAATAGCGAACTACGCAAAGCCGGTCTTAAAGTGACTCTGCCACGAGTCAAGATTCTACAAATGCTCGATTCCGCCGAGCAGCGCCACATGAGTGCCGAAGATGTCTACAAGGCGCTGATGGAGTCTAACGAGGACGTCGGCCTGGCCACGGTTTACCGTGTACTGACCCAGTTTGAAGCCGCAGGGCTGGTGGTTCGTCATAATTTCGACGGCGGTCATGCAGTTTTTGAACTGGCTGACGGTGGTCATCACGACCACATGGTTGACCTGGATACCAATGAGGTTATCGAGTTCACCAGTCCTGCAATCGAGAAGCTCCAGCATGAGATCGCTGAGCAGCATGGATTCGATTTGGTGGACCATAATCTGGTCCTGTACATACGTAAGAAAAAGTAA